From the Anabaena sphaerica FACHB-251 genome, one window contains:
- the bcp gene encoding thioredoxin-dependent thiol peroxidase: MTNIPQTGQPAPEFSLPDQNEKLVTLTDLNQWIVLYFYPKDDTPGCTTEAKDFTDLATEFTALGAKIMGVSPDSSKSHCKFIDKHKLSITLLSDPEHQLIETYGAWRLKKFMGKEYMGVARSTFLISPNNIIAYSWPNVKTKGHAQAVLTKLQELAAK; the protein is encoded by the coding sequence ATGACTAACATTCCCCAAACCGGACAACCAGCACCTGAATTTTCCCTCCCAGACCAAAACGAAAAACTTGTTACCCTTACTGACTTGAACCAGTGGATAGTCCTTTATTTCTACCCCAAAGACGACACCCCTGGATGTACAACAGAAGCCAAAGATTTTACAGATTTAGCAACAGAATTTACCGCTTTAGGTGCTAAAATCATGGGTGTTAGTCCAGATTCTAGCAAATCCCATTGCAAATTTATTGATAAACATAAGCTATCAATTACCCTATTAAGTGACCCCGAACATCAATTAATAGAAACCTATGGTGCGTGGCGTTTAAAGAAATTTATGGGTAAAGAATATATGGGCGTTGCTCGTTCAACTTTCTTGATTTCACCTAATAATATTATCGCCTATTCTTGGCCAAATGTCAAAACGAAAGGTCATGCTCAAGCAGTATTAACAAAATTGCAAGAACTAGCCGCTAAATAA
- a CDS encoding type I restriction endonuclease yields MVPIIQAQNITLAYLKQKFALEKSRDELFFTEWLEYLPIISELEQQYLDRVRKNYLGLVETSSILEDAVKLVVLSPLLDLAGFYQSPFYIATEEPIEISETIITDEQETGEEITEIIKGKIDVLVLQQQLWLLVIEAKRANFSLAKAIPQALTYMLANPQPDYPLYSLVINGEDFQFLKLTQKDQPRYALSDRFTLYRRENELYQVLKILKKIGQILS; encoded by the coding sequence ATGGTTCCGATTATCCAAGCACAAAATATTACCCTTGCTTATTTAAAACAAAAATTTGCTCTGGAAAAGTCTAGAGATGAGCTTTTTTTTACAGAGTGGTTAGAATATTTACCGATAATCTCTGAATTAGAACAGCAATATTTAGACCGAGTTAGAAAGAATTATCTTGGCTTAGTGGAAACTTCTAGTATTTTAGAAGATGCAGTTAAATTAGTGGTATTATCTCCCTTACTAGATTTAGCTGGTTTCTATCAGTCTCCTTTTTATATTGCTACAGAAGAACCTATAGAAATTAGTGAAACAATAATCACTGATGAACAGGAAACAGGAGAAGAAATTACAGAGATCATCAAAGGTAAAATTGATGTTTTAGTTCTGCAACAGCAGTTATGGTTATTGGTAATTGAAGCTAAGAGGGCTAATTTTTCCTTAGCTAAAGCCATACCCCAAGCACTTACTTATATGTTGGCTAATCCTCAACCTGATTATCCTCTATATTCATTGGTAATTAATGGTGAAGATTTCCAATTTCTCAAACTCACCCAAAAAGATCAACCCAGGTATGCTTTGTCTGATAGATTCACTTTATATAGACGTGAAAACGAACTATATCAAGTTCTGAAAATCCTCAAAAAAATAGGTCAAATATTGAGTTAA
- a CDS encoding glycosyltransferase family 4 protein: MKILVLSWEFPPRIVGGIARHVAELYPELVKLGHDIHLITPEVKQASLYEVIEGIHVHRVPVAHSNDFFHWVVNLNESMGLHGGKLILEEGPFDIIHAHDWLVGDAAIALKHTFKIPLIATIHATEHGRYNGIYNDTQNYISDKEKLLVYNAWRIIVCTEYMRGEVVRALHSPGNKIDVIFNGIRPEKKQHHEDFHAQDFRRQFAADHEKIVYYLGRMTYEKGVPVLLNAAPKVLWEMGGYVKFVIVGGGNTDHLKQQVWDLGIWDKCYFTGFLSDEYLDKFQTIADCAVFPSLYEPFGIVALEGFASRVPVVVSDTGGFPEVVQHTKTGIVTKVNNSDSLAWGILEVLKNPGYRQWLIDNAYQDLERRFRWPKLAKRTEAVYERVVKERSQVDW; this comes from the coding sequence ATGAAAATACTGGTGCTAAGTTGGGAATTTCCGCCGAGAATAGTGGGAGGAATTGCCCGTCATGTAGCAGAATTATACCCGGAATTGGTAAAACTAGGACATGACATTCATCTGATTACACCTGAAGTTAAACAAGCATCGCTGTATGAGGTAATTGAAGGTATTCATGTACATCGAGTACCAGTAGCCCATAGTAACGACTTTTTCCACTGGGTAGTCAATTTAAATGAGAGTATGGGACTTCACGGTGGTAAATTGATTTTGGAGGAAGGACCATTTGATATTATCCATGCTCATGATTGGCTAGTTGGAGATGCAGCGATCGCTCTCAAGCATACTTTTAAAATCCCCTTAATTGCTACCATTCACGCGACAGAACACGGGCGCTATAACGGTATTTACAATGACACCCAAAACTACATTAGTGACAAAGAAAAGTTACTAGTTTATAACGCTTGGCGCATCATTGTTTGTACTGAATATATGCGGGGGGAAGTAGTCAGGGCTTTACATAGTCCTGGGAATAAAATCGACGTTATTTTTAACGGTATTCGACCGGAAAAAAAACAGCATCACGAAGATTTTCATGCTCAAGATTTTCGCCGCCAATTTGCCGCAGATCATGAAAAAATTGTTTATTACTTGGGAAGGATGACCTATGAAAAAGGTGTACCTGTATTGCTTAATGCTGCTCCCAAGGTGCTTTGGGAAATGGGAGGTTACGTTAAATTTGTGATAGTTGGTGGTGGTAATACTGACCATCTTAAACAGCAAGTTTGGGATTTAGGAATTTGGGATAAATGCTATTTTACTGGGTTTCTATCTGATGAATACTTGGATAAATTCCAAACCATTGCTGACTGTGCAGTTTTTCCTAGTCTTTATGAACCCTTTGGTATTGTGGCTTTAGAGGGTTTTGCTTCTAGAGTTCCTGTGGTGGTATCAGATACTGGTGGTTTTCCTGAAGTAGTACAACATACGAAAACAGGAATTGTGACTAAAGTAAATAATTCTGATTCTCTAGCATGGGGAATTTTGGAAGTTTTGAAAAATCCAGGTTATCGACAATGGTTGATAGATAACGCATATCAAGATTTAGAACGACGGTTTCGATGGCCGAAATTAGCGAAAAGGACAGAAGCGGTATATGAAAGAGTGGTAAAGGAGCGATCGCAAGTTGATTGGTAA
- a CDS encoding IscS subfamily cysteine desulfurase: MSNRPIYLDCHATTPVDERVLNAMIPYFTEKFGNAASISHVYGWESEAAVKQTREILATAINANPEEIVFTSGATEANNLAIKGVAEAYFSKGQHIVTVATEHKAVLDPCEYLKSMGFEITILPVNQDGLIDLEQLEKALRHDTILVSVMAGNNEIGVLQPLADIGKICREKEILFHTDAAQAIGKIPLDVEALNIDLMSLTAHKVYGPKGIGALYVRRRNPRVKLAAQQHGGGHERGMRSGTLYTPQIVGFGKAVQIALTEQETENLRLQELRERLWKQLSTLEGIYINGHPQKRLAGNLNISVEGVDGAALSLGLQPLVAVSSGSACSSNNVAPSYVLTALGHPEKLAYASVRFGIGRFNTVEEIDTVAEHLITTVKSLRKLSVVSC; the protein is encoded by the coding sequence ATGTCTAATCGTCCCATTTACCTTGATTGTCACGCTACCACCCCCGTAGATGAACGGGTACTAAATGCCATGATTCCTTACTTTACAGAAAAGTTTGGTAACGCAGCTAGTATCAGTCATGTTTACGGTTGGGAATCAGAAGCAGCAGTTAAACAAACCAGGGAAATTTTAGCAACTGCTATTAATGCTAACCCGGAAGAAATTGTCTTTACCAGTGGTGCAACAGAAGCGAATAATTTAGCCATCAAAGGTGTAGCAGAAGCGTATTTTTCCAAAGGTCAACATATTGTTACTGTCGCAACCGAACATAAAGCAGTTTTAGACCCTTGTGAATATTTAAAAAGCATGGGTTTTGAAATTACCATTCTCCCAGTTAATCAAGATGGATTAATTGATTTAGAACAATTAGAAAAAGCCTTGCGTCATGATACAATTTTAGTATCAGTCATGGCTGGAAATAATGAAATTGGGGTTTTACAACCTTTAGCAGACATCGGTAAAATCTGCCGTGAAAAAGAAATTTTATTTCATACAGATGCGGCTCAAGCTATTGGCAAAATCCCCTTAGATGTAGAAGCATTAAACATTGATTTAATGTCTTTAACTGCCCATAAAGTATACGGTCCCAAAGGTATTGGTGCTTTATATGTTCGTAGACGCAACCCCAGAGTTAAACTTGCAGCACAACAGCACGGGGGTGGCCATGAAAGAGGTATGCGTTCTGGAACTTTATATACACCGCAAATAGTTGGTTTTGGTAAAGCTGTGCAAATCGCTTTAACAGAACAAGAAACAGAAAATTTGAGGCTACAAGAACTGCGGGAAAGACTGTGGAAACAGTTATCAACTTTGGAGGGAATTTATATTAATGGACATCCCCAAAAACGATTAGCAGGAAATTTGAATATTAGTGTTGAAGGTGTGGATGGTGCTGCACTTTCTTTAGGTTTACAACCACTAGTAGCAGTATCTTCTGGTTCTGCTTGTTCTTCAAATAATGTTGCACCTTCCTATGTACTTACAGCTTTAGGACATCCTGAAAAATTAGCTTATGCTTCGGTACGGTTTGGAATTGGGAGATTTAATACTGTTGAGGAAATAGATACAGTTGCAGAACATTTAATTACTACTGTCAAAAGTCTAAGAAAATTATCAGTAGTCAGTTGTTAG
- the lepA gene encoding translation elongation factor 4 produces the protein MTDVPAVRIRNFCIIAHIDHGKSTLADRLLQTTGTVENRQMKEQFLDNMDLERERGITIKLQAARMNYTAKDGQQYVLNLIDTPGHVDFSYEVSRSLAACEGALLVVDASQGVEAQTLANVYLALEHNLEIIPVLNKIDLPGAEPERVIGEIEEIIGLDCSGAILASAKEGIGVPEILEAIVERIPPAPDKVDERLRALIFDSYYDSYRGVIVYFRVMDGSVKKGDRIYLMASGKEYEIDELGVLSPNQTQVEELHAGEVGYLAASIRAVADARVGDTITLAKAKAAAALPGYTEANPMVFCGMFPIDADQFEDLREALEKLELNDAALHYEPETSSAMGFGFRCGFLGLLHMEIVQERLEREYNLDLIITAPSVVYKVITVKGEEVYIDNPSRLPAPNERERIEEPYVKVEMITPETYVGTLMELSQNRRGIFKDMKYLTQGRTTLTYELPLAEVVTDFFDQMKSRSRGYASMEYHIIGYRENHLVKLDIMINGDPVDSLAMIVHRDKAYNVGRAMAEKLKELIPRHQFKVPIQASIGSKVIASEHIPALRKDVLAKCYGGDISRKKKLLQKQAKGKKRMKSVGTVDVPQEAFMAVLRLDQN, from the coding sequence ATGACTGACGTTCCCGCAGTTCGCATTCGCAATTTTTGTATTATTGCTCACATTGACCACGGGAAATCTACTCTCGCTGATCGCCTCCTACAAACCACTGGGACTGTAGAAAATCGACAGATGAAGGAGCAGTTTCTCGACAACATGGATCTGGAACGGGAGCGCGGCATTACAATTAAGCTGCAAGCTGCCCGGATGAACTATACTGCCAAGGATGGTCAGCAGTATGTTCTTAACCTCATTGATACTCCTGGACACGTGGACTTTTCTTATGAAGTATCGCGTTCTCTTGCTGCTTGTGAAGGTGCTTTGTTGGTAGTGGATGCCTCCCAAGGTGTAGAAGCACAAACTTTGGCAAATGTCTATTTGGCGCTGGAGCATAATCTCGAAATTATCCCAGTTTTGAATAAAATCGACTTGCCAGGAGCAGAACCTGAAAGGGTAATTGGTGAAATTGAAGAAATTATTGGTTTAGATTGTAGTGGAGCGATTTTGGCTTCGGCTAAAGAGGGAATTGGTGTTCCTGAAATTTTAGAAGCAATTGTTGAGCGGATACCACCAGCACCAGACAAAGTTGATGAACGCTTACGGGCGTTGATTTTTGATAGTTACTATGATAGTTACCGGGGCGTAATTGTCTACTTCCGGGTGATGGATGGTAGTGTGAAAAAGGGCGATCGCATTTACTTGATGGCATCGGGTAAAGAATATGAAATTGACGAGTTAGGCGTTCTCTCTCCCAACCAAACGCAAGTGGAAGAACTCCACGCGGGGGAAGTGGGCTATTTGGCCGCATCAATTAGGGCTGTAGCTGATGCACGGGTAGGAGACACCATTACCCTAGCTAAAGCCAAAGCCGCAGCTGCTTTACCTGGTTACACCGAAGCCAACCCAATGGTTTTTTGTGGGATGTTCCCCATTGATGCTGATCAATTTGAAGATTTGCGGGAAGCTTTAGAAAAACTTGAACTCAATGATGCAGCCCTGCATTACGAACCGGAAACTTCTAGCGCGATGGGGTTTGGCTTCCGGTGTGGGTTCTTGGGTTTGCTGCACATGGAAATTGTCCAAGAACGCTTAGAGCGTGAGTACAACCTAGATTTAATTATCACAGCCCCTTCGGTGGTTTACAAGGTGATAACCGTTAAGGGTGAGGAAGTGTACATTGATAATCCTAGCCGCTTACCTGCTCCCAATGAACGGGAAAGAATAGAAGAACCCTATGTCAAGGTAGAAATGATTACTCCAGAAACCTATGTTGGTACTCTGATGGAGTTGTCACAAAACCGCCGGGGTATTTTCAAGGATATGAAATATCTCACCCAAGGAAGGACTACACTGACTTATGAGTTACCTTTGGCAGAAGTTGTGACAGACTTTTTTGACCAAATGAAATCGCGATCGCGTGGTTATGCCAGTATGGAATATCATATTATTGGCTACCGTGAGAATCATTTGGTCAAGTTGGATATCATGATTAATGGTGATCCGGTTGATTCTTTAGCGATGATTGTCCACCGGGATAAAGCCTACAATGTTGGCAGAGCAATGGCTGAAAAGCTCAAAGAACTTATACCACGTCATCAATTTAAAGTACCCATTCAAGCGTCTATTGGTAGTAAAGTTATTGCCAGTGAACATATCCCGGCTTTGCGGAAAGACGTTTTGGCTAAGTGCTACGGTGGTGACATTAGCCGGAAGAAAAAGCTGTTGCAGAAGCAAGCCAAGGGTAAAAAGCGGATGAAATCTGTGGGAACGGTGGATGTACCCCAAGAGGCTTTTATGGCTGTGCTGCGTTTAGATCAAAATTAG
- a CDS encoding type II toxin-antitoxin system VapC family toxin produces the protein MRYVYDTNIFIYYLADELTVSSFFTEKFLNLHEVLVSPIIRIELLSFSGLSKEEEQSIEDLLSQFNTIPFLREIEDQTIKLKRQCKIKLPDAIIASTAINQDAVLLTRNVNDFQGIAGLKIENPFVN, from the coding sequence ATGAGATATGTTTATGATACAAATATTTTTATTTACTATTTAGCCGATGAATTAACAGTTAGTTCATTTTTTACAGAAAAATTCTTGAATTTGCACGAAGTTCTGGTTTCACCTATTATCCGCATTGAATTACTGAGTTTTTCAGGTTTATCAAAAGAGGAGGAACAGTCTATTGAAGATTTGCTATCCCAGTTTAACACCATTCCATTTTTACGAGAGATTGAAGATCAGACAATCAAATTAAAACGACAGTGTAAAATTAAACTTCCTGATGCAATTATCGCTTCTACAGCCATAAATCAAGACGCAGTTTTACTGACAAGAAATGTTAATGATTTTCAAGGAATTGCTGGATTAAAGATTGAAAATCCTTTTGTTAATTAA
- a CDS encoding lipoxygenase family protein, producing the protein MTKYSSLQEQQGYYRYDPNNLDQKGYARLFPYTGEDGVIRYILTKLGQNLLEQGKLSEPWTLLLTQLDKKVAHLEENWLNISTLLVECEVFQSGWFNFYLPPHEQFNSSYIRERKKLIQTISAVKKAVESVDKNLPTLKRNEAQRKLFFQALAKTADVKPPFMSIVHEREGGLSDKEFVRQRLAGANPTIIRRVQANDQNFLQALATQPYKLANNGDIDLIKSASESRLFIADYPILKDLKITDLQPGKYVGSPVALFHRTDKGLEPVLIELEKGRVVTPGIIGEAADDWMKAKLYFQTADATHHELIAHLAYTHLAMEALAVATPRQLPGNHPVYQLLSPHFKFLIAINNRGNDILLSAGAAIDNLMAPTIETSSKLMNKAYREKSFWYYSLLNDIEVRGIEPKLLPDFPYRDDALLLWEAIAKYTTRYLQRYYPDDKAVIQDAYLQNWAEELSAPLNTRPKSDFPQAPAWFPKELVAASGIEPQELPSYPRVPGFTKIGSLQQLIDIATITIFTCGPQHAALNFSQYDYFSYVPNAPLAIYSRPDTPASLEEMLPSTDRDLEQMQLTFALSGINWSKLGSSDFIQFADKIDKQILAQFQNDLLEIERKIKDRNQQRLTDSGVEYPYLLPSRIPNSINI; encoded by the coding sequence ATGACAAAATACTCATCTTTGCAAGAACAACAAGGTTACTATCGCTATGATCCTAATAACTTGGATCAAAAAGGATATGCACGTTTATTTCCCTACACTGGGGAAGATGGCGTTATACGTTACATTTTAACCAAACTAGGTCAAAATCTGTTAGAACAAGGGAAACTCTCAGAACCTTGGACTTTATTACTGACACAGTTAGATAAAAAAGTTGCACATTTGGAGGAAAATTGGTTAAATATCTCGACTTTATTGGTAGAATGTGAAGTTTTTCAGTCGGGATGGTTTAATTTTTATTTACCTCCCCATGAACAATTTAATAGTAGTTATATCCGGGAAAGAAAAAAGTTAATCCAAACAATTTCTGCTGTAAAAAAAGCAGTCGAATCTGTAGATAAAAATCTACCGACACTCAAAAGAAATGAAGCACAAAGAAAGTTATTTTTTCAAGCATTAGCTAAAACTGCGGATGTTAAACCTCCATTTATGAGTATAGTGCATGAACGAGAGGGAGGTTTGAGCGATAAGGAATTTGTCCGTCAACGTTTAGCAGGTGCTAACCCGACAATTATCCGCCGAGTGCAAGCAAATGACCAAAATTTTCTTCAAGCTTTAGCTACTCAACCTTACAAGTTAGCTAATAATGGTGATATCGATTTAATTAAGTCTGCGAGTGAAAGCCGTTTGTTTATTGCTGACTATCCAATTTTGAAAGATTTGAAAATTACAGATTTACAACCTGGTAAATATGTGGGTAGTCCAGTAGCTTTATTCCATCGCACAGATAAAGGTTTAGAACCTGTACTAATTGAATTAGAAAAAGGTAGAGTTGTGACTCCCGGAATTATAGGAGAAGCAGCAGATGATTGGATGAAAGCAAAATTATACTTTCAAACTGCGGATGCTACCCATCATGAATTAATTGCTCATTTGGCTTATACTCATTTAGCAATGGAAGCATTAGCTGTTGCGACTCCCAGACAGTTACCAGGTAATCACCCAGTTTATCAATTATTATCTCCCCATTTTAAGTTTTTAATTGCCATTAATAACCGGGGAAATGATATATTATTATCAGCAGGAGCAGCGATTGATAATTTGATGGCTCCCACCATCGAAACTTCTTCCAAGTTGATGAATAAGGCTTATCGAGAAAAGTCTTTTTGGTATTATTCTCTATTAAATGATATCGAAGTCCGGGGAATAGAACCGAAATTATTACCAGATTTTCCCTATCGGGATGATGCTTTGTTATTATGGGAAGCGATCGCAAAATACACAACGCGCTATCTACAACGTTACTACCCAGATGATAAAGCAGTCATACAAGATGCCTATTTACAAAATTGGGCTGAAGAACTCAGCGCACCTTTAAACACCCGTCCTAAATCAGACTTTCCCCAAGCACCCGCATGGTTTCCCAAAGAACTAGTAGCAGCATCAGGAATAGAACCTCAAGAATTACCTTCTTATCCCCGTGTACCAGGGTTTACAAAAATAGGCAGTTTGCAACAATTAATCGACATTGCAACCATCACCATTTTTACCTGTGGACCCCAACACGCAGCCTTAAATTTTAGTCAATACGATTACTTTAGTTATGTCCCCAACGCACCTTTAGCAATTTATAGCCGACCAGATACACCAGCTAGTTTAGAGGAAATGTTACCCTCAACAGACAGAGATTTAGAGCAAATGCAATTAACCTTTGCATTAAGTGGAATTAATTGGAGTAAATTAGGAAGTTCTGATTTTATTCAATTTGCAGATAAAATTGATAAACAAATCCTAGCACAATTTCAAAATGATTTGTTAGAGATTGAACGCAAAATTAAAGATCGAAATCAGCAACGTTTAACAGATAGCGGTGTTGAATATCCTTATCTTTTACCTTCTCGCATTCCCAATAGTATTAATATTTGA
- a CDS encoding cyanophycinase: MLLKMGTFLISHFTANRNRYFEKISSDVSPTLPNPNYKIPLLAGPVHNLGGGGADVDDAIQWMINQVRGGDNSHKKVNVLVIRAAGNDDYNQLIYRMRGVNYVETLIIRNRQEANKTDIFDKVRNAGVIFFAGGDQCEYIRNWKNTKLEAAIKSVYDKGGAIGGTSAGAMIQSEYVYDSCACEDSIETSEALDDPYRNITFTYNFFQWKHLRRTIIDTHFDERKRMGRIMVFIARQIQDGVSATALGIAISEETSLLVDKYGIAKVMGRGAAYFVLGDHPPEVCQPGSPLTYSDYKIWRVPRGETFDLNKLPSKGYYLRSVKRGRFDSDPY, from the coding sequence ATGTTGTTGAAGATGGGAACCTTCCTCATATCCCACTTTACAGCAAACCGAAACCGCTACTTTGAGAAAATTAGCAGCGATGTTAGTCCGACCTTACCGAACCCCAATTATAAAATACCCCTCCTAGCTGGACCTGTACATAATTTGGGTGGTGGTGGTGCTGATGTTGATGATGCGATTCAATGGATGATTAATCAAGTCAGGGGAGGTGATAATTCTCACAAAAAAGTTAATGTTTTAGTTATTCGTGCTGCTGGTAATGATGATTATAATCAGCTAATTTATCGCATGAGAGGGGTAAATTATGTAGAAACTTTAATCATCAGAAACAGACAAGAAGCCAACAAAACGGATATTTTTGATAAGGTCAGAAATGCTGGAGTAATATTCTTCGCAGGTGGTGATCAATGTGAATATATTCGCAACTGGAAAAACACGAAATTAGAAGCTGCCATCAAGTCAGTTTATGATAAAGGTGGGGCTATTGGTGGCACTAGTGCAGGTGCAATGATTCAAAGTGAATATGTTTATGATTCCTGTGCTTGTGAAGATAGCATTGAAACCAGTGAAGCACTGGATGATCCTTATCGCAACATTACCTTTACCTATAACTTTTTCCAGTGGAAGCATTTGCGAAGAACGATTATTGATACCCATTTTGATGAACGCAAAAGAATGGGGAGAATTATGGTTTTTATTGCGCGACAAATTCAAGATGGTGTGTCTGCGACTGCGTTAGGAATTGCTATTAGTGAAGAAACATCTTTACTTGTGGATAAATATGGTATTGCTAAAGTAATGGGGAGGGGTGCTGCTTATTTCGTGCTGGGAGATCATCCCCCAGAAGTTTGTCAACCTGGAAGTCCTCTAACATATTCCGATTATAAAATTTGGAGAGTTCCTAGAGGTGAGACTTTCGATTTAAATAAGCTACCGTCAAAGGGTTATTATCTAAGGAGTGTGAAGCGGGGAAGGTTTGATTCTGATCCTTATTGA
- a CDS encoding FAD-binding domain-containing protein, with the protein MLRDFTSREELIAYLHEQFPKAAERDDHISSTVGGRKAAAEKLKKVDPITYAKTRNSLTGAVTRLSPYIRYGVLSLREIREDILARVENRENATKLINELAWRDYWQRLYAKLGNNIWQNQEEYKTGYKPADYAVELPEDITEGKTGLVCIDSFSQELRETGYIHNHIRMWLAAYIIHWRRIQWQAGAKWFLQHLLDGDPASNNMSWQWVASTFSHKPYFFNRENLERYTEGVYCRQCPLYGNCDFEGSYEELEARLFPNGEFSKKPNSQSWQKGKKGR; encoded by the coding sequence ATGTTACGTGATTTTACCAGTCGAGAGGAATTAATAGCTTACCTGCACGAACAATTCCCCAAAGCCGCAGAAAGAGATGATCACATTAGCAGCACTGTGGGAGGAAGGAAAGCAGCAGCAGAAAAACTCAAGAAAGTTGATCCTATCACTTACGCAAAAACACGTAATTCTTTAACTGGTGCAGTTACTAGATTATCACCTTATATTCGTTACGGCGTATTGAGTTTACGAGAAATTCGAGAAGATATCCTGGCGCGTGTGGAAAATCGAGAAAATGCGACTAAACTAATTAATGAATTAGCTTGGCGCGACTACTGGCAAAGGTTATATGCTAAACTAGGAAACAATATTTGGCAAAATCAAGAAGAATACAAAACCGGCTATAAACCAGCAGACTACGCAGTAGAGTTACCGGAAGATATCACGGAAGGGAAGACAGGACTGGTTTGTATTGATAGTTTTAGTCAGGAGTTGCGAGAAACTGGCTATATACACAATCACATCAGAATGTGGTTAGCAGCTTATATTATCCATTGGCGACGTATTCAATGGCAAGCCGGCGCAAAATGGTTTTTACAACATTTGCTAGATGGCGACCCAGCAAGTAATAATATGTCATGGCAATGGGTAGCGAGTACCTTTAGCCACAAACCTTATTTTTTCAATCGGGAAAATTTAGAACGTTACACAGAAGGGGTTTATTGTCGTCAATGTCCGCTGTATGGAAATTGTGATTTTGAAGGTAGTTATGAGGAGTTGGAAGCGCGACTTTTTCCGAACGGTGAGTTTAGTAAAAAGCCGAATAGTCAAAGTTGGCAAAAGGGGAAAAAAGGCAGGTAA